The following are from one region of the Marinomonas sp. CT5 genome:
- the gorA gene encoding glutathione-disulfide reductase: MSYQYDLFVIGAGSGGVRASRVAASKGYKVAVAEGSALGGTCVNIGCVPKKLFVYGSEFGHGFDEAAGFGWSHQGAEFNWSVLRDNKTKEIQRLNGIYGNLLGNAGVELITGYASFVDEHTVMVDGKTYTAERILIAVGAKPFIPEFQGSDLVVSSNEMFFLEELPKKALVVGGGYIAVEFAGILNGLGVETSLAYRGDQLLRGFDQDVRDFASEEYKKSGIDVRLNTDVDRIELADSTNPDGTRTVYFKDGHSEEFGLILYATGRVPNVDSLHLDKAGIKTGKNGAVIIDKNFTTSAKSVFALGDVTDNIQLTPVAIKEAMALIAYWFDGKEVDFDYDNIPTAVFSQPAIGTVGLTEQEAEKRGLDFRVYQTDFRPMKHTLSGGTSRSLMKLLVNNADDKVIGAHMVGDYSGEIIQGLGIAIKAGATKADFDETVGVHPTSAEEFVTFSEVSLKKK; this comes from the coding sequence ATGTCTTATCAGTACGACTTATTTGTTATTGGTGCCGGTTCAGGTGGTGTGCGCGCTAGTCGTGTTGCGGCCTCTAAAGGGTATAAAGTCGCCGTAGCAGAAGGCAGTGCATTGGGTGGCACTTGTGTAAATATTGGTTGTGTGCCTAAAAAACTCTTTGTATATGGGTCTGAGTTTGGTCATGGCTTTGATGAAGCGGCCGGTTTTGGTTGGTCTCATCAAGGTGCTGAATTCAACTGGTCTGTTCTGCGTGATAACAAAACTAAAGAGATTCAGCGCTTAAATGGTATCTATGGCAATTTGCTTGGTAATGCCGGTGTTGAGCTAATTACAGGGTATGCGAGCTTTGTTGATGAGCATACCGTCATGGTGGATGGAAAAACCTACACAGCAGAACGTATCTTGATCGCCGTTGGTGCCAAACCTTTTATTCCGGAATTTCAAGGCAGCGATTTGGTCGTTAGCTCCAATGAAATGTTCTTCCTAGAAGAATTGCCTAAAAAAGCCCTTGTGGTAGGTGGTGGTTACATTGCCGTTGAGTTTGCTGGCATTCTAAATGGCTTGGGTGTGGAAACCAGCCTTGCTTATCGTGGAGATCAACTGCTACGTGGCTTCGACCAAGATGTCCGTGATTTCGCTAGCGAAGAATATAAAAAGTCAGGTATCGATGTGCGATTGAATACAGACGTCGATCGCATTGAGCTTGCAGATTCAACCAACCCAGATGGCACTCGAACCGTTTATTTCAAAGATGGTCATTCAGAAGAGTTTGGTCTAATTCTCTATGCAACAGGTCGTGTGCCCAATGTGGACTCCTTACATCTTGATAAAGCCGGTATTAAAACGGGCAAGAATGGGGCTGTGATCATAGATAAAAACTTTACCACTTCAGCAAAAAGCGTTTTTGCACTTGGTGATGTGACCGATAATATTCAGTTAACACCAGTGGCGATTAAAGAAGCCATGGCGCTTATCGCTTATTGGTTTGATGGCAAAGAAGTGGACTTTGATTACGACAATATTCCAACCGCCGTCTTTAGCCAACCGGCAATTGGTACTGTTGGCTTGACTGAGCAAGAAGCCGAAAAGCGTGGTCTAGATTTCCGTGTGTATCAAACCGATTTCCGTCCGATGAAACACACACTAAGCGGGGGTACATCGCGCTCTTTGATGAAGCTATTGGTCAACAATGCCGACGACAAAGTCATTGGTGCCCACATGGTGGGGGATTACTCTGGTGAAATCATTCAGGGTCTAGGTATTGCCATAAAGGCCGGCGCTACAAAGGCTGACTTTGACGAAACGGTAGGTGTTCATCCAACCAGTGCAGAAGAGTTTGTTACCTTCTCTGAGGTATCGCTTAAGAAAAAATAA